AACAGACTTTTCTGCATCATAAATGCACTTTGTCTTATTGTGCACCCTTTAATTTTCTACTCAAGACTCTAAAAATGTGGATggagcagtttttatttaaaatgcactaaATACAAGTATTTGACAAGTTCAGATAATAAACCTAATATATTTGTCATATTCTCCTCAAAGCTTAGATGAAACAAGTAAAAAGGTGGCAAGTACAAGTGGACTTATCTGCACATGACCAAATGTTGAACAAAAAGCTCTTTATCCAAAAAATGTACTGTTTGGATCAAGATAAAGAGTTGTTTTAATCCTGAATCTCTGCAAACTTATTTTTAGTAAGTGTACATAACAAGTTGACAAAGACCAAGTTAGAGCTACTACAATGATGTGATTAGATACAATGTTAGAATTTACATTGTGACATGAATGCAGCAAAATCTGTTTCTGAGTCATCTTTTAGGCCTGAACACCAAACTTTCTGAAAAAAACTAATCCAAACTCTAGAAATTTGTATTCCAGTTTCACAGCCTCAGTGCTGTTGCTTATGCAGCTAAGCATCTTCCTTTAATGCAGAAATCCTCATCTAAAGCTTCTTCCAACTGAAGAGTAGATTcagaaagtaaacagagccTGCTGAGTCTTGGACCATAATACCAGGTTAGATCAGGCAAGTGCTGCCTCTGTGAGTCGTTGGCCCACATTCATACTCCAAAGCCCTGTTCAAATCCCTATCCATTTGTGCCAAtccactgatgtgtttttcctctttcagtctTGGGAAGGAATATCTTTGCGTGAATATCTTTCAGTTAACCAGTGGTAGAAGTTTGTGGGACCACAGCACATTTACAGTATGTATGTTATTCCAAGTGACATACAATTCAAAGCAGGGAGATCTACTGCCTGAGAAACATGCCTCTGTTCCCCGTTCCACTAGACACGAGTGCTACAAGGCTTGCAGGTGTGTGAATTAACATATCAGTGCCTTGGGATGTTGGTTGTGGAGACAAAGAGTGGGACACAAGAAACAAAAGTAGCCTATATGAGTTATGTGAGTTAATACTAGTAATAAGTAATAGTCATTACAACAACATTTTGAACTTGCCTACACAAGCTGTGTAAAGTACTAACAAACCAGAACATTCCCTGACAGCTTAAAGCATTCCCTCTTTATTTTTAGTTCCTGAAATGTTTGTAATGATCTCTTTggtgatctcatctcatcttccatactgcttaaatactgcactagggtcgcgggtgatgtcttcttcattttgtttgtcaaaTCTCTTTTACGACCAGTATATCAGAAAGGTAGCATCTGTACCATTAGCTTCAACTCTACTTTGGGTAAAGTCTAATCAGCAAAAATTAAGACAGTGAACACTAAGAGCAGTAAATCTGCTAAACATtgaatgttgttattttactactatTATGCTGATATTTTAGCTGAAGCTGTGAAacataaaaacttttttttatccctgAGTGGCAATTATGGGGCCAAACAGCAgcacataaaattaaagagcagTAGAAGAAATACATAAAGGTGGGTGGGAAAAAGTAGCAGATTGTGTGCAAtgacaggcctgctgccagtaagaGTGGGAGTGGTTGCTGTGGAGGTAATAAGGCAGAACAATCTATAAAGAGTCGAGATGAACAgtagtaaatatgaaataaatgtaaaaaatttaaaatagacATAATATTATACATTAGGCATAAGTGCATTTGATTTACAGTTCACACTTTAGAATTTAGTAGGAATACACTTATTTCTCCAATTGTATTATTTAGAGTTACAGGTTAGTTTTCAGCTGTTTATGGAAGTTAGCATGATCCACAGTCCTCTTTCAGCACTGTACTGGACTGTATTAGGTGTTTATTTGAACCCCCTGTAAATATACAGATAATGCCTAGAACGTAATGCAGTCCAACACCTTTGAATTGTTGCATTGTATAAGGATTCCCCTTTTTTCTAATTACTCAATGAGCAGAACATAAATCACTGAATTACAACCTTGTGGACAGGTCACAGTTTACATTAATATCTGTGCCTGCCTGTACCGTATAATATGTAGTAATAACTTTGAAGATCTTCAGGAAAAGGTATGAAGTGTGTTTCTTTGGTTGTTTAATTTCATCAGTAAGTTCAACAAAGCCAGTTAATATTATCAAGATTGTCCAAAGAttataacaacaacagaaaaaaaaaatgaaaaaataaacagacctGAGTTGTCAGACACAGTTGACCTTGTCTTGCAGTGCAAACCTGAATTCAAGGACTGTAGCTTTTAATCACCACTCTTCTATCTGAACTGACATTATAGCACGATCAAGCAATATTTGGTAAATGGTAATGTAATTTAGTCACATCCAATATAAAAAAGTATTCACCTCCTATAGAggtttttcccttttgttgcttttatacataaaaatcagtcaataaaatttgccaaaaaaaaagctttcttgtgtcaaagtgaaaacagatttcTAAGATCTTCTAAGAGCATCAAATGTATCCACACAGACTCAAAAGTGCTGTGTTTCCTGTCAAAGGTGCATCTACAAAATACTGACCCACAGAAGCTGAATATTTATGCAGTCATTTCCTATACATTTTACTTAATTTACATCGTTTtgtaaaaaatctgtttgtttttccactttgagtTGTTTAATTTTACAAATTCTTGTCAGAAGCACAATTATGTTAACCatggtttcacattaaaaagtATCCAAGAGGTAAAATATTCAAGGGGGTGGAACTTTTCTATAAGAATTGTAGTTTGCATTTCCTGAAAAGCAGGAGGAAATGCTGGGGTCAATGGGGGTAAGCTGATGTGGAGGTCTTCAAAATACTGGCAAGAGCAACAGAACTACATTTATTGATTAAGATAGTGGTTGATGGCTGAATTCTATTTAGCTCCTTCACTTTCAAGGTTCCATTACTCTGCATGCTGCTGTCACACTGTCTGGGAGACATGAATGTGACTCATTTTGTCAttagtaacatttttttttaatattactaGATAAAGTTACTACTGATGGCAATTGTCTGTACCCATTTGGAAACTCAACATTCAAACTTgacttctcctcccctcctcaacAAGAGCAGAGGTGGACAAGCAAACTAGAAAGTAAATGAAGAGAGGGAGCAGTGTAACATTTTTACTGAAGAGCATCTCTGAGTGAAGCCTGAAAGAGATTGCTTTTGGGTTCATTGTTCATGGAAATTCCTGCCTATTACTCGTTTTTTGcctttaaagaaaacatttcgACATTATTCTTTTAATCCCTTAATATCCACCTCTAGAATAAAGACTAAAAGCTTGGAAGCATTTAATTTGTTGAACTCTTGAGGTGAAAACTATGCGTAGCCCATACTGATTTAATCAACAAAGAACCTTTGCTGCTGTGGTATTGGGATACTGAGTGTGCACTGTCTGAATCACAAGGCTTTATGCTTTAACACTGCTATTCCAAATGGGCCAATGCATTTAAATAACTGTGGCAAACGTGCTGTGAAATCAGTGCAGTAAAAGAAGCCTGCTGTGTATATTAGCACCAGTGTCCACAATACTGTCTTTGAATGTGGTAGGAAACCTCGGCGCTAACCATGAGCTGCTGTGCTGCCCAAACCAGACAAATGTCAAGTAAAAAGATTCTAGCCTTCTATTTGCTAGTTATCaatgttaaaatacatttcatgaaCACAACAAGCCACtttcataaacaaaaaaataatcccATAAATGAGAGAGTACTATCAAAATAGTAAACTCGTAGAAAAGTGGGAAAGCAGTTGAGGACACACTCCCCAATGAGTGCAAAAGAGAAGTTATCCCTCTGCTGGCTTTAGCTATGTCTGCATGCTTGTTTTCAGCTCCTGGAGGATTTCGGTGCCACTGTTCCAGGCATTGACTGTTGCTCTTAGACAAGCATGATCTTCCTGACCTTGAAGCTTGTCCAGCAGTTTTTCAAGAGTGTAACCCTTCCTGGGCATCACAACATCACACTCTCTCAGACAAGAAGTAGGGCAGAGATCATTCCCACCATCTCCCACATAAAAGATCCGCTCATACTCCACACCTCTGTCGGAGCGCTCAGACAGGTAGAGCTCCAGGACTTTCTTCTTGCAGAGGTTGACGGGGCATCGAGTGCAGTCGTGAGAATGATGGCACTGTACCTCCATGTACCCAGCCTCGTTGAACTTAGCTGGGTTGGTGAAAACCTGGTCGACAGCTGTCTGGAGTCCGGCTGAATGCAGGATCCAGTCTATGAACATGGTGTTGGAGTCAGAGATAATGATGCAGTCAACAATACTTTTGTTCTCCAAGATGAAAGTCAGTAAATCTGTCATTCCTGCCGTGAACGGGATGGTCTCCATCACACTGCGGAGCCGCTCTGGGCTGACCTCCTGGTCTCCTGCATGAAAggtaagataatcctttatttattccacagtggGGGATGAGGTATGAGCATGCTAGAGGaagcaataaaatacaatacaacacaaataaataactctCACCTATGTAGTTCATGACCTGGCCCATGAACTTTGTCCATTGGCCTTTTTTGTAGGAATTCTTAACACTGTCAGGAAGAGTCTGACCTGGAAGACATCTATCAACAAGCACAATCAAGCCTGAATTTGCAGCAAACATCGAACCCGTTCGCTTCTTGGCTGGTATTTTGGAGTGTAACTTTATTTACCTACCTGACCACCCAGGTGTCACTGTTGTCATCAACCACAGTGTGGTCAAAGTCGAACACCATTAGAATCTTCATGCTTTCACCTGGAAAATGTCACACTGCAACATTTACATGTG
The sequence above is drawn from the Mugil cephalus isolate CIBA_MC_2020 chromosome 3, CIBA_Mcephalus_1.1, whole genome shotgun sequence genome and encodes:
- the phospho2 gene encoding pyridoxal phosphate phosphatase PHOSPHO2, whose protein sequence is MKILMVFDFDHTVVDDNSDTWVVRCLPGQTLPDSVKNSYKKGQWTKFMGQVMNYIGDQEVSPERLRSVMETIPFTAGMTDLLTFILENKSIVDCIIISDSNTMFIDWILHSAGLQTAVDQVFTNPAKFNEAGYMEVQCHHSHDCTRCPVNLCKKKVLELYLSERSDRGVEYERIFYVGDGGNDLCPTSCLRECDVVMPRKGYTLEKLLDKLQGQEDHACLRATVNAWNSGTEILQELKTSMQT